In Flammeovirgaceae bacterium 311, one DNA window encodes the following:
- a CDS encoding hypothetical protein (COG0135 Phosphoribosylanthranilate isomerase): MALRTFVKISQVNNLSDARYCAGMGVAMLGFNLEPGTLHYIEPHKFMDITEWVAGVSFVAEFSDADPETIKRLLPEYPVDYLQTDRPDYLEELQQSGLPLILRIEVNASSKADEVEQVMSSFQQQVSFFLVEATDKIVPDNDLYDSLLSLSTKYQLVADFGFEASGINSLLDQYPIKGLALKGGEEIRAGFKDFDQLADILEALEIDEEY, from the coding sequence ATGGCACTTAGAACTTTTGTAAAAATAAGTCAGGTAAATAATTTAAGTGATGCCCGCTACTGTGCCGGCATGGGGGTGGCCATGCTAGGATTTAACCTTGAGCCCGGCACTCTGCATTATATTGAACCTCATAAGTTCATGGACATAACTGAATGGGTTGCAGGCGTGAGCTTTGTTGCAGAATTCAGTGATGCAGATCCGGAAACCATCAAACGTCTGTTGCCGGAATATCCAGTTGATTATCTGCAGACAGACAGGCCTGACTACCTGGAGGAGCTGCAACAATCAGGTCTGCCCCTTATCCTTAGAATAGAGGTGAACGCCAGCAGCAAAGCTGATGAAGTGGAGCAGGTAATGAGCAGTTTTCAGCAACAGGTTTCTTTTTTTCTTGTTGAAGCAACAGATAAAATAGTGCCTGATAATGATTTGTATGACAGCTTGTTAAGCCTTAGTACCAAATATCAGCTTGTAGCAGACTTTGGTTTTGAGGCAAGTGGTATTAACAGTCTGTTGGATCAATATCCTATAAAGGGACTGGCGCTAAAAGGTGGAGAAGAAATCAGGGCCGGCTTTAAGGATTTTGATCAGCTGGCGGATATACTGGAGGCACTGGAGATAGACGAGGAGTATTAA
- a CDS encoding biopolymer transport protein ExbD/TolR (COG0848 Biopolymer transport protein): MTDIIFLLLIFFMLTSSFITPSGLNVNLPSAKKSEIVMQKVSVTITDDLRYMVNEQEVSREQVEGILTNELSGTEKEGVVVLHVDKTVPTERFVEIAGIAAALNAKVSIATKPTERR; the protein is encoded by the coding sequence ATGACGGACATCATTTTCCTGCTACTGATCTTCTTTATGCTTACTTCTTCCTTTATTACGCCATCTGGCTTGAACGTAAACCTGCCATCTGCTAAAAAATCAGAAATTGTAATGCAGAAAGTTAGCGTTACCATTACTGATGATTTGAGATACATGGTGAATGAGCAGGAGGTAAGCCGCGAGCAGGTCGAAGGCATCCTGACCAACGAATTATCCGGAACTGAAAAGGAAGGTGTTGTTGTTCTGCATGTAGACAAAACAGTTCCCACAGAACGATTTGTTGAAATTGCGGGTATTGCCGCTGCTTTAAATGCAAAGGTTTCGATAGCTACCAAACCAACTGAGAGAAGATAA
- a CDS encoding tRNA (guanine-N(7)-)-methyltransferase (COG0220 Predicted S-adenosylmethionine-dependent methyltransferase): MSCKLFTVNCRLSNFKFYQLNSSVRNKLQRFAENESRDNVIQAGKPIIEEIKGAWQKLQFKNNNPITLELACGKGEYTIGLGRYYPDRNFIGVDIKGARLYFGSRSAEEEGLQNVAFLRIKIIDIDNYFDEGEVDQIWITFPDPRPRDRDERRRLTHPRFLEMYQRILKDGGMFHLKTDDQPFFDYTREMLEQFPVEELAWTHDLYQSPMLEEHHGLQTNYEQMFLQQGKNINYLRCRIRKGEA, from the coding sequence ATGAGCTGTAAATTATTTACCGTAAATTGCAGGCTTTCCAACTTTAAGTTTTATCAGCTCAATTCATCAGTGAGAAATAAGTTACAGCGCTTTGCCGAGAATGAAAGCAGAGACAATGTTATTCAGGCGGGCAAACCAATCATAGAAGAAATAAAAGGTGCCTGGCAAAAACTCCAGTTTAAAAATAATAATCCCATCACGCTGGAATTAGCCTGTGGTAAGGGAGAATATACTATTGGCCTGGGCAGGTATTATCCTGACAGGAATTTTATAGGAGTTGATATTAAAGGCGCACGCCTCTATTTCGGCAGCCGGAGCGCAGAGGAAGAGGGGCTGCAAAACGTGGCATTCCTGCGCATCAAGATCATCGACATTGATAATTACTTTGATGAGGGCGAAGTTGACCAGATCTGGATCACGTTTCCGGATCCCAGGCCACGCGACAGAGATGAGCGCCGGCGCCTTACCCATCCCAGGTTTCTGGAAATGTACCAGCGTATCCTGAAAGACGGAGGGATGTTTCACCTGAAAACAGATGATCAGCCATTCTTTGATTATACCAGGGAGATGCTTGAGCAATTTCCGGTAGAAGAGCTGGCCTGGACACACGACCTTTACCAAAGCCCAATGCTGGAGGAGCATCATGGTTTACAGACAAACTATGAACAGATGTTTCTTCAGCAGGGAAAAAATATTAATTACCTGCGCTGCAGAATTCGTAAAGGGGAGGCTTAG
- a CDS encoding bifunctional folylpolyglutamate synthase/dihydrofolate synthase (COG0285 Folylpolyglutamate synthase): MDYRQTLEYLFGMLPMFQRIGAAAFKKDLSNTVRLCKALDYPHLKFPAVHVAGTNGKGSSSHTLAAILHAAGYKTGLYTSPHLKDFTERIRINGKAISQQEVVDWVARHKNLVEEVQPSFFELTVGMAFDWFAREKVDIAIIETGMGGRLDSTNVITPLVSLITRIGLDHTAFLGNTLPAIAAEKAGIIKPKVPVVISQRQPQVVEVFEETARKQHSPIFFAEDTYSASWRSAGVLQILKDNQPWLPAQPTDLKAQYYAANIPGILKVVELLGRQRYQITEEAIAAGISGVCRVTGLKGRWQVLGEHPLVVADVSHNPDGMLHLMQQVEQIRHQRLFILLGMVADKDVSSTLELLPKEAFYFYCRADIPRAMSAEALSEIAQQHGLQGIVIPDVNQALKQARHLASADDIVMITGSTFVVAEINEL, encoded by the coding sequence ATGGATTATCGTCAGACCCTGGAGTATCTCTTTGGGATGCTGCCCATGTTTCAGCGAATTGGCGCCGCCGCTTTTAAAAAAGATCTGAGCAACACGGTAAGGCTTTGCAAAGCACTTGATTATCCTCATCTGAAATTTCCCGCTGTTCATGTAGCCGGCACCAACGGCAAAGGCAGCTCCTCCCATACGCTGGCTGCTATTCTGCATGCTGCAGGATATAAAACCGGCCTCTATACCTCTCCACATTTAAAAGATTTTACCGAAAGGATCAGGATCAATGGCAAGGCAATTTCTCAGCAGGAAGTAGTAGATTGGGTGGCCCGGCATAAAAACCTGGTAGAAGAAGTGCAGCCTTCCTTTTTTGAGCTTACGGTAGGCATGGCATTCGACTGGTTTGCTCGTGAGAAAGTAGACATCGCCATAATAGAAACCGGTATGGGCGGCCGCCTGGACAGCACTAATGTCATCACGCCACTGGTAAGCCTCATTACCCGAATTGGTCTGGACCATACTGCTTTTCTGGGTAATACCTTACCGGCCATTGCCGCTGAAAAAGCAGGTATCATCAAACCTAAAGTACCTGTTGTGATTAGCCAGCGGCAGCCGCAGGTTGTTGAAGTTTTCGAAGAGACCGCCAGAAAGCAGCATTCACCGATTTTTTTTGCAGAAGATACCTACAGCGCCTCCTGGCGCTCGGCTGGTGTTTTGCAGATTTTGAAAGATAATCAACCATGGCTGCCAGCACAACCTACAGACCTGAAAGCCCAGTATTATGCCGCCAACATACCCGGCATATTGAAAGTAGTGGAGCTGCTAGGCAGGCAAAGATACCAGATTACAGAAGAGGCAATAGCTGCCGGTATCAGTGGCGTTTGTCGGGTAACTGGATTGAAAGGACGCTGGCAGGTATTGGGTGAACACCCACTGGTGGTGGCAGATGTAAGCCATAATCCGGATGGTATGCTGCACCTCATGCAACAGGTAGAGCAAATCAGGCACCAAAGACTGTTTATTCTCCTGGGTATGGTAGCCGATAAAGATGTAAGCAGCACCCTGGAGCTACTCCCAAAAGAGGCATTTTACTTTTATTGCCGCGCTGACATACCTCGCGCCATGTCAGCTGAAGCTTTAAGTGAAATAGCTCAACAGCATGGTTTACAGGGAATTGTTATTCCCGATGTAAACCAGGCATTGAAGCAGGCCAGGCACCTGGCCTCAGCCGATGACATAGTTATGATTACCGGCTCGACCTTTGTAGTAGCTGAAATTAATGAGCTGTAA